Proteins from one Apis cerana isolate GH-2021 linkage group LG11, AcerK_1.0, whole genome shotgun sequence genomic window:
- the LOC107999361 gene encoding kinesin-like protein unc-104 isoform X20: MSSVKVAVRVRPFNNREISREAQCIIEMSGSTTSILNPKAPPGSKDSVKSFNYDYSYFSMDPNDANYSSQLMVYKDIGEEMLEHAFEGYNVCIFAYGQTGAGKSYTMMGKQEEGQEGIIPQICKDLFRKISRNSNECLKYSVEVSYMEIYCERVRDLLNPKNKGNLRVREHPLLGPYVEDLSKLAVMSYQDIHDLIDEGNKARTVAATNMNETSSRSHAVFTIFFTQQKQDSATGLVTEKVSKISLVDLAGSERADSTGAKGTRLKEGANINKSLTTLGKVISALAEIATKKKKKADFIPYRDSVLTWLLRENLGGNSKTAMIAAVSPADINYDETLSTLRYADRAKQIVCKAVVNEDANAKLIRELKEEIQKLRELLKQEGIDVQEGPDGKVTYEKKESRDEIVRVVKREDDVKETRPRIPSHTTSTIAEEAVDQLQASEKLIAELNETWEEKLKRTELIRLQREAVFAEMGVAVKEDGVTVGVFSPKKTPHLVNLNEDPMMSECLIYYIKDGFTRIGSAEANIPQDIQLCGPHILSEHCVFENHEGIITLMPKKGALIYVNGREVTEPVILKTGSRVILGKNHVFRFNHPDQVRERREKGSPVETPGNGETVDWNFAQIELLEKQGIDLKAEMEKRLLVLEEQFRKEKEEADQLFEEQRKSYEARIDALQRQVEEQSMTMSMYSSYTPEDFNNIEEDIFVNPLFDAESNWTEREFQLAAWAFRKWKYHQFTSLRDDLWGNAIFLKEANAISVELKKKVQFQFTLLTDTLYSPLPPDLLPVVDDVLEEEERPFPRTIVAVEVQDTKNGATHYWTLDKLRQKLELMREMYHNEAELSPTSPDFNIESITGGDPFYDRFPWFRMVGRSFIYLSNLMYPVPLIHKVAIVNEKGDVKGYLRVTVQAVVEEENNEYSSGVRQSARISFEDDLFGNNQKQNKRNILLTQTLEKNRQILLHEERVVEGHNEQKEIKDEDDIGDADSGRGDSSVSSDMKEEDLPDHLQLGSEFTFRVTVLQAMGISTEYADIFCQFNFLHRHDEAFSTEPVKNTGKGNSPGFYHVQNITVTVTKSFLEYLKTQPIVFEVFGHYQQHPLHKDAKLEYVRQPPKRMLPPSIPISQPVRSPKFGSVLPSPSTSHVHAKYDVLVWFEICELAPNGEYVPSVVDHSDDLPCRGLFLLHQGIQRRIRITIVHEPASELRWKDVRELVVGRIRNTPEPEEEDNDSSVLSLGLFPGEYLEVPGDDRCMFRFEAAWDSSLHNSALLNRVTAYGEQIFMTISAYLELENCGRPAIITKDLSMIIYGRDARVGPRSLKHLFSGSYRNQEANRLSGVYELVLRRSSEAGSPGVQRRQRRVLDTSSTYVRGEENLHGWRPRGDSLIFDHQWELEKLTRLEEVGKVRHTLLLREKLGIDKVSFCNKISHDFTKSEKDVCNMMAKATNETHASPVKLKRSTSKDIYEPWEMSEREKELALKCIKLIQGRIPNKEPILLSDVSPGEDMADMSTSMMSSVISSSSQELSSPERARLQELQESILASESASQSCTIAPAPLGSSSPSKENLVLYVPEVEEIRISPVIARKGYLNVLEHKTNGWKKRWVAVRRPYVLIFREEKDPVERALINLATAQVEYSEDQLAMVKVPNTFSVVTKHRGYLLQTLGDKEVYDWLYAINPLLAGQIRSKLARKGPAATNLNNASPVGLIPPIDQQSNQNK; encoded by the exons ATGTCGTCGGTAAAGGTGGCGGTGAGGGTACGACCCTTCAATAATCGAGAAATCTCGCGCGAGGCACAATGCATCATCGAAATGTCCGGCAGCACTACtt CGATATTAAATCCCAAAGCACCACCGGGCAGCAAAGATTCGGTCAAGAGCTTCAATTACGATTATTCCTATTTTTCCATGGAT CCAAATGACGCAAATTATTCTTCACAACTTATGGTCTATAAGGATATCGGTGAAGAGATGTTGGAACATGCCTTCGAAG GTTATAATGTCTGTATATTCGCATATGGACAAACTGGCGCAGGTAAATCGTATACTATGATGGGCAAACAAGAAGAGGGTCAAGAGGGAATAATACCTCAAATTTGCAAGgatctttttagaaaaatcagTCGTAATTCAAACGAGTGCCTGAAATATTCTGTAGAAGTCAGTTACATGGAAATATACTGCGAAAGAGTACGGGATCTCTTGAATCCTAAGAACAAGGGAAATCTTCGGGTAAGAGAACACCCTCTACTTGGACCGTATGTTGAGGATTTATCGAAATTGGCGGTGATGTCCTATCAAGATATTCATGATCTTATCGATGAAGGCAATAAAGCAAG aaCGGTAGCAGCtacaaatatgaatgaaacatCTAGCAGATCTCACGCTGTATTTACGATATTCTTTACACAACAAAAACAAGATTCTGCGACTGGATTAGTGACAGAAAAAGTTAGCAAAATTTCACTCGTCGATTTAGCAGGTTCTGAAAGGGCTGATTCTACTGGTGCAAAAGGTACAAGATTAAAAGAAGGtgctaatattaataaaagcttAACAACCCTTGGAAAAGTCATCAGTGCTCTAGCTGAAATT GcgactaaaaagaaaaagaaggctGATTTTATCCCTTATAGAGATTCTGTTCTAACATGGCTATTGAGAGAAAATCTAGGAGGTAATTCTAAAACAGCGATGATTGCGGCAGTGAGTCCAGCAGATATCAATTACGATGAAACTCTTTCTACTTTAcg ATACGCAGACAGAGCGAAACAAATAGTTTGCAAGGCTGTCGTTAATGAAGATGCAAACGCGAAACTTATCAGGGAACTTAAAGAAGAGATTCAGAAGCTACGAGAATTGCTGAAACAAGAGGGTATTGATGTACAAGAAG GGCCAGATGGTAAAGTCAcatatgaaaagaaagaatcta GAGACGAAATTGTCCGAGTAGTCAAACGTGAGGACGATGTGAAGGAAACTCGACCTAGAATCCCGTCACACACTACATCGACTATCGCTGAAGAAGCAGTAGATCAATTGCAAGCTTCGGAAAAACTTATAGctg aattgaatgaaacatgggaagagaaattgaaacgaaCCGAGCTAATTCGTTTGCAACGTGAGGCAGTGTTCGCTGAAATGGGAGTTGCTGTGAAAGAGGACGGTGTTACTGTTGGTGTGTTCTCTCCAAAAAAGACTCCTCACTTGGTGAATCTGAACGAGGATCCTATGATGTctgaatgtttaatttattacatcaagGATGGCTTCACGCGTATCGGTAGTGCCGAAGCTAACATACCACAAGATATTCAGCTATGTGGACCTCATATATTAAGTGAACACTGTGTTTTTGAGAATCACGAGGGTATTATTACTCTAATGCCCAAAAAAGGAgctttaatttatgtaaatggaCGCGAAGTCACTGAGCCAGTTATTTTGAAAACCGGATCTCGTGTCATTTTAGGAAAGAATCATGTATTCAGATTCAATCATCCTGATCAag ttcgcgaacgaagagaaaaaggatcTCCCGTTGAAACTCCTGGAAATGGAGAGACAGTTGACTGGAACTTTGCACAGATCGAATTGTTAGAAAAGCAAGGAATCGATTTAAAGGCTGAAATGGAGAAAAGACTATTAGTTCTGGAAGAACAATTCCgtaaagagaaggaagaagcaGATCAATTGTTCGAAGAACAAAGAAAa agTTATGAAGCTCGAATAGATGCACTACAAAGACAAGTGGAGGAACAAAGCATGACAATGTCCATGTACAGCAGTTATACACCTGAAGATTTCAATAACATTGAAGAAGATATTTTcg TCAACCCCTTGTTTGACGCAGAGAGCAACTGGACCGAGAGAGAATTCCAGCTGGCCGCTTGGGCCTTTCGCAAATGGAAATATCATCAATTCACAAGTCTTCGAGACGATCTCTGGGGCAACGCTATATTCCTCAAAGAAGCTAACGCTATTTCTGTCGAACTCAAAAAGAAG GTACAATTCCAGTTTACTTTACTCACGGATACGCTTTATTCACCACTTCCACCGGATCTTTTGCCCGTTGTGGATGATGTtttggaagaagaggaaagaccGTTCCCACGTACTATAGTCGCTGTAGAGGTTCAAGATACAAAGAATGGCGCAACACATTATTGGACACTCGATAAACTTAG acAAAAACTGGAATTGATGCGTGAAATGTACCACAATGAAGCAGAATTATCTCCAACATCTCCAGATTTCAATATTGAATCCATAACCGGAGGTGATCCATTCTACGATCGTTTTCCTTGGTTCCGAATGGTTGGCAG GTCCTTTATATATCTAAGCAATCTTATGTATCCTGTACCACTAATTCACAAAGTTGCAATAGTAAACGAAAAAGGAGATGTAAAAGGCTACTTGCGTGTGACTGTGCAAGCTGTCGTTG AAGAGGAAAACAATGAATATTCAAGTGGCGTCAGACAATCAGCTAGAATTTCCTTCGAAGATGATCTATTTGGCAATAATCAAAAGCAGAATAAACGCAACATTCTATTGACTCAGACTCTTGAGAAGAATCGACAGATCTTGTTGCATGAAGAACGTGTTGTAGAAGGTCATAACGAgcaaaaggaaattaaagatGAGGATGATATTGGTGATGCAGACAGCGGTAGAGGCGACAGTTCAGTTTCTAGTGATATGAAGGAAGAAGATTTGCCAGACCACTTACAACTCGGTTCCGAATTCACATTCAGAGTTACTGTGTTGCAAGCAATGGGTATTTCTACCGAATATGCTGATATTTTTTGCCAATTTAA TTTCTTGCATCGACATGATGAAGCATTTTCAACGGAACCGGTTAAAAATACAGGAAAGGGTAATTCTCCTGGATTTTATCATGTACAAAAt atTACGGTAACAGTAACAAAGTCATTTTTGGAATATCTAAAAACTCAGCCGATTGTCTTCGAAGTTTTTGGACATTATCAACAACATCCTTTGCATAAAGATGCCAAACTTGAAta TGTGAGACAACCACCAAAGAGAATGCTTCCACCATCCATACCAATCAGTCAACCTGTACGTTCACCGAAATTTGGTAGCGTTTTACCATCTCCCAGTACATCACACGTACATGCAAAATACGATGTATTAGTTTGGTTCGAAATTTGTGAATTAGCGCCAAATGGTGAATATGTACCCTCCGTGGTCGATCATAGTGATGATCTACCATGCCGTGGATTATTTTTGCTGCATCAGGGAATTCAACGTCGTATTCGAATTACTATTGTTCACGAACCAGCATCTGAATTGCGATGGAAAGATGTTAGAGAATTGGTTGTAGGTCGTATTAGAAACACTCCAGaaccagaagaagaagacaatGATTCATCCGTGCTCTCATTAGGTCTATTTCCTGGTGAATATTTAGAAGTACCCGGTGATGATAGATGCATGTTCAGATTTGAAGCAGCATGGGATAGTTCTCTTCATAATTCAGCTTTGCTGAATAGAGTCACAGCATATGGAGAACAAATCTTTATGACCATTTCTGCATATCTCGaa ttGGAAAATTGTGGAAGGCCGGCGATCATCACAAAAGACTTAAGCATGATTATTTATGGCAGAGACGCTAGAGTAGGACCACGTTCTCTGAAGCATCTGTTCAGCGGAAGTTATCGCAATCAGGAAGCGAATAGGCTCAGTGGTGTTTACGAGTTGGTCCTACGTCGTTCTTCGGAAGCAGGTAGCCCAG gtgTTCAGAGGCGACAACGTCGTGTATTAGACACCAGTTCTACATATGTtagaggagaagaaaatctTCATGGATGGAGACCTCGAGGAGATAGTTTAATATTCGATCATCAATgggaattagaaaaattgacgAGATTAGAAGAAGTGGGGAAAGTAAGACACACATTACTATTACGAGAAAAACTTGGTATTGATAAAGTATCATTCtgcaataaaatatcacaTGATTTCACCAAAAGTGAAAag GACGTTTGTAACATGATGGCGAAGGCAACAAACGAAACGCATGCTAGTCCGGTAAAATTGAAGCGTTCAACAAGTAAAGACATTTATGAACCTTGGGAAATGtccgagagagaaaaagaattagcTTTGAAATGTATCAAACTTATTCAAGGTCGAATTCCAAACAAAGAACCTATTTTATTGTCAGATGTTTCACCTGGAGAAGATATGGCTGATATGTCGACATCTATGATGTCTTCGGTGATATCATCTTCGTCTCAAGA GTTAAGTTCACCAGAAAGAGCTAGACTGCAGGAATTGCAGGAAAGTATATTAGCCAGTGAATCTGCTAGCCAATCATGTACTATTGCGCCGGCTCCGTTGGGTTCATCTTCTCCATCAAAGGAGAATTTAGTTCTCTACGTTCCAGAAGTCGAAGAAATACGTATCAGTCCAGTTATTGCTAGGAAAGGATATTTGAATGTTCTCGAACACAAGACTAATGGTTGGAAGAAACGCTGGGtg GCTGTGCGACGACCATATGTTTTAATCtttcgagaagaaaaggaTCCAGTGGAGAGAGCTCTTATTAATTTAGCTACTGCTCAAGTTGAATATTCTGAAGATCAATTAGCTATGGTAAAAGTACCAAATACTTTcag tgTAGTCACAAAACATCGaggatatttattacaaacattAGGAGACAAAGAGGTTTATGACTGGCTATATGCTATTAATCCTCTTCTTGCTGGTCAAATCAG GTCAAAACTAGCGCGCAAAGGTCCGGCAGCtacaaatttgaataatgcTTCACCTGTTGGTCTAATTCCGCCAATAGATCAACAATCGAACCAAAATAAGTGA
- the LOC107999361 gene encoding kinesin-like protein unc-104 isoform X2, whose amino-acid sequence MSSVKVAVRVRPFNNREISREAQCIIEMSGSTTSILNPKAPPGSKDSVKSFNYDYSYFSMDPNDANYSSQLMVYKDIGEEMLEHAFEGYNVCIFAYGQTGAGKSYTMMGKQEEGQEGIIPQICKDLFRKISRNSNECLKYSVEVSYMEIYCERVRDLLNPKNKGNLRVREHPLLGPYVEDLSKLAVMSYQDIHDLIDEGNKARTVAATNMNETSSRSHAVFTIFFTQQKQDSATGLVTEKVSKISLVDLAGSERADSTGAKGTRLKEGANINKSLTTLGKVISALAEIATKKKKKADFIPYRDSVLTWLLRENLGGNSKTAMIAAVSPADINYDETLSTLRYADRAKQIVCKAVVNEDANAKLIRELKEEIQKLRELLKQEGIDVQEGPDGKVTYEKKESRDEIVRVVKREDDVKETRPRIPSHTTSTIAEEAVDQLQASEKLIAELNETWEEKLKRTELIRLQREAVFAEMGVAVKEDGVTVGVFSPKKTPHLVNLNEDPMMSECLIYYIKDGFTRIGSAEANIPQDIQLCGPHILSEHCVFENHEGIITLMPKKGALIYVNGREVTEPVILKTGSRVILGKNHVFRFNHPDQVRERREKGSPVETPGNGETVDWNFAQIELLEKQGIDLKAEMEKRLLVLEEQFRKEKEEADQLFEEQRKSYEARIDALQRQVEEQSMTMSMYSSYTPEDFNNIEEDIFVNPLFDAESNWTEREFQLAAWAFRKWKYHQFTSLRDDLWGNAIFLKEANAISVELKKKVQFQFTLLTDTLYSPLPPDLLPVVDDVLEEEERPFPRTIVAVEVQDTKNGATHYWTLDKLRQRLELMRHVYNEDSSSSTPEAKEDIFQCLTAYSNPKFSLANLLPSRQKLELMREMYHNEAELSPTSPDFNIESITGGDPFYDRFPWFRMVGRSFIYLSNLMYPVPLIHKVAIVNEKGDVKGYLRVTVQAVVEENNEYSSGVRQSARISFEDDLFGNNQKQNKRNILLTQTLEKNRQILLHEERVVEGHNEQKEIKDEDDIGDADSGRGDSSVSSDMKEEDLPDHLQLGSEFTFRVTVLQAMGISTEYADIFCQFNFLHRHDEAFSTEPVKNTGKGNSPGFYHVQNITVTVTKSFLEYLKTQPIVFEVFGHYQQHPLHKDAKLEYVRQPPKRMLPPSIPISQPVRSPKFGSVLPSPSTSHVHAKYDVLVWFEICELAPNGEYVPSVVDHSDDLPCRGLFLLHQGIQRRIRITIVHEPASELRWKDVRELVVGRIRNTPEPEEEDNDSSVLSLGLFPGEYLEVPGDDRCMFRFEAAWDSSLHNSALLNRVTAYGEQIFMTISAYLELENCGRPAIITKDLSMIIYGRDARVGPRSLKHLFSGSYRNQEANRLSGVYELVLRRSSEAGSPGVQRRQRRVLDTSSTYVRGEENLHGWRPRGDSLIFDHQWELEKLTRLEEVGKVRHTLLLREKLGIDKVSFCNKISHDFTKSEKDVCNMMAKATNETHASPVKLKRSTSKDIYEPWEMSEREKELALKCIKLIQGRIPNKEPILLSDVSPGEDMADMSTSMMSSVISSSSQESVYERASDYLEQAAGIIVWSKSKSCILRLSSPERARLQELQESILASESASQSCTIAPAPLGSSSPSKENLVLYVPEVEEIRISPVIARKGYLNVLEHKTNGWKKRWVAVRRPYVLIFREEKDPVERALINLATAQVEYSEDQLAMVKVPNTFSVVTKHRGYLLQTLGDKEVYDWLYAINPLLAGQIRSKLARKGPAATNLNNASPVGLIPPIDQQSNQNKYIH is encoded by the exons ATGTCGTCGGTAAAGGTGGCGGTGAGGGTACGACCCTTCAATAATCGAGAAATCTCGCGCGAGGCACAATGCATCATCGAAATGTCCGGCAGCACTACtt CGATATTAAATCCCAAAGCACCACCGGGCAGCAAAGATTCGGTCAAGAGCTTCAATTACGATTATTCCTATTTTTCCATGGAT CCAAATGACGCAAATTATTCTTCACAACTTATGGTCTATAAGGATATCGGTGAAGAGATGTTGGAACATGCCTTCGAAG GTTATAATGTCTGTATATTCGCATATGGACAAACTGGCGCAGGTAAATCGTATACTATGATGGGCAAACAAGAAGAGGGTCAAGAGGGAATAATACCTCAAATTTGCAAGgatctttttagaaaaatcagTCGTAATTCAAACGAGTGCCTGAAATATTCTGTAGAAGTCAGTTACATGGAAATATACTGCGAAAGAGTACGGGATCTCTTGAATCCTAAGAACAAGGGAAATCTTCGGGTAAGAGAACACCCTCTACTTGGACCGTATGTTGAGGATTTATCGAAATTGGCGGTGATGTCCTATCAAGATATTCATGATCTTATCGATGAAGGCAATAAAGCAAG aaCGGTAGCAGCtacaaatatgaatgaaacatCTAGCAGATCTCACGCTGTATTTACGATATTCTTTACACAACAAAAACAAGATTCTGCGACTGGATTAGTGACAGAAAAAGTTAGCAAAATTTCACTCGTCGATTTAGCAGGTTCTGAAAGGGCTGATTCTACTGGTGCAAAAGGTACAAGATTAAAAGAAGGtgctaatattaataaaagcttAACAACCCTTGGAAAAGTCATCAGTGCTCTAGCTGAAATT GcgactaaaaagaaaaagaaggctGATTTTATCCCTTATAGAGATTCTGTTCTAACATGGCTATTGAGAGAAAATCTAGGAGGTAATTCTAAAACAGCGATGATTGCGGCAGTGAGTCCAGCAGATATCAATTACGATGAAACTCTTTCTACTTTAcg ATACGCAGACAGAGCGAAACAAATAGTTTGCAAGGCTGTCGTTAATGAAGATGCAAACGCGAAACTTATCAGGGAACTTAAAGAAGAGATTCAGAAGCTACGAGAATTGCTGAAACAAGAGGGTATTGATGTACAAGAAG GGCCAGATGGTAAAGTCAcatatgaaaagaaagaatcta GAGACGAAATTGTCCGAGTAGTCAAACGTGAGGACGATGTGAAGGAAACTCGACCTAGAATCCCGTCACACACTACATCGACTATCGCTGAAGAAGCAGTAGATCAATTGCAAGCTTCGGAAAAACTTATAGctg aattgaatgaaacatgggaagagaaattgaaacgaaCCGAGCTAATTCGTTTGCAACGTGAGGCAGTGTTCGCTGAAATGGGAGTTGCTGTGAAAGAGGACGGTGTTACTGTTGGTGTGTTCTCTCCAAAAAAGACTCCTCACTTGGTGAATCTGAACGAGGATCCTATGATGTctgaatgtttaatttattacatcaagGATGGCTTCACGCGTATCGGTAGTGCCGAAGCTAACATACCACAAGATATTCAGCTATGTGGACCTCATATATTAAGTGAACACTGTGTTTTTGAGAATCACGAGGGTATTATTACTCTAATGCCCAAAAAAGGAgctttaatttatgtaaatggaCGCGAAGTCACTGAGCCAGTTATTTTGAAAACCGGATCTCGTGTCATTTTAGGAAAGAATCATGTATTCAGATTCAATCATCCTGATCAag ttcgcgaacgaagagaaaaaggatcTCCCGTTGAAACTCCTGGAAATGGAGAGACAGTTGACTGGAACTTTGCACAGATCGAATTGTTAGAAAAGCAAGGAATCGATTTAAAGGCTGAAATGGAGAAAAGACTATTAGTTCTGGAAGAACAATTCCgtaaagagaaggaagaagcaGATCAATTGTTCGAAGAACAAAGAAAa agTTATGAAGCTCGAATAGATGCACTACAAAGACAAGTGGAGGAACAAAGCATGACAATGTCCATGTACAGCAGTTATACACCTGAAGATTTCAATAACATTGAAGAAGATATTTTcg TCAACCCCTTGTTTGACGCAGAGAGCAACTGGACCGAGAGAGAATTCCAGCTGGCCGCTTGGGCCTTTCGCAAATGGAAATATCATCAATTCACAAGTCTTCGAGACGATCTCTGGGGCAACGCTATATTCCTCAAAGAAGCTAACGCTATTTCTGTCGAACTCAAAAAGAAG GTACAATTCCAGTTTACTTTACTCACGGATACGCTTTATTCACCACTTCCACCGGATCTTTTGCCCGTTGTGGATGATGTtttggaagaagaggaaagaccGTTCCCACGTACTATAGTCGCTGTAGAGGTTCAAGATACAAAGAATGGCGCAACACATTATTGGACACTCGATAAACTTAG ACAGCGCTTGGAGTTGATGCGACACGTGTACAACGAGGACTCGAGCTCCAGCACTCCGGAGGCCAAAGAGGATATTTTCCAATGTCTAACGGCCTACTCTAATCCGAAGTTCTCACTCGCAAATCTTTTGCCTTCGAG acAAAAACTGGAATTGATGCGTGAAATGTACCACAATGAAGCAGAATTATCTCCAACATCTCCAGATTTCAATATTGAATCCATAACCGGAGGTGATCCATTCTACGATCGTTTTCCTTGGTTCCGAATGGTTGGCAG GTCCTTTATATATCTAAGCAATCTTATGTATCCTGTACCACTAATTCACAAAGTTGCAATAGTAAACGAAAAAGGAGATGTAAAAGGCTACTTGCGTGTGACTGTGCAAGCTGTCGTTG AGGAAAACAATGAATATTCAAGTGGCGTCAGACAATCAGCTAGAATTTCCTTCGAAGATGATCTATTTGGCAATAATCAAAAGCAGAATAAACGCAACATTCTATTGACTCAGACTCTTGAGAAGAATCGACAGATCTTGTTGCATGAAGAACGTGTTGTAGAAGGTCATAACGAgcaaaaggaaattaaagatGAGGATGATATTGGTGATGCAGACAGCGGTAGAGGCGACAGTTCAGTTTCTAGTGATATGAAGGAAGAAGATTTGCCAGACCACTTACAACTCGGTTCCGAATTCACATTCAGAGTTACTGTGTTGCAAGCAATGGGTATTTCTACCGAATATGCTGATATTTTTTGCCAATTTAA TTTCTTGCATCGACATGATGAAGCATTTTCAACGGAACCGGTTAAAAATACAGGAAAGGGTAATTCTCCTGGATTTTATCATGTACAAAAt atTACGGTAACAGTAACAAAGTCATTTTTGGAATATCTAAAAACTCAGCCGATTGTCTTCGAAGTTTTTGGACATTATCAACAACATCCTTTGCATAAAGATGCCAAACTTGAAta TGTGAGACAACCACCAAAGAGAATGCTTCCACCATCCATACCAATCAGTCAACCTGTACGTTCACCGAAATTTGGTAGCGTTTTACCATCTCCCAGTACATCACACGTACATGCAAAATACGATGTATTAGTTTGGTTCGAAATTTGTGAATTAGCGCCAAATGGTGAATATGTACCCTCCGTGGTCGATCATAGTGATGATCTACCATGCCGTGGATTATTTTTGCTGCATCAGGGAATTCAACGTCGTATTCGAATTACTATTGTTCACGAACCAGCATCTGAATTGCGATGGAAAGATGTTAGAGAATTGGTTGTAGGTCGTATTAGAAACACTCCAGaaccagaagaagaagacaatGATTCATCCGTGCTCTCATTAGGTCTATTTCCTGGTGAATATTTAGAAGTACCCGGTGATGATAGATGCATGTTCAGATTTGAAGCAGCATGGGATAGTTCTCTTCATAATTCAGCTTTGCTGAATAGAGTCACAGCATATGGAGAACAAATCTTTATGACCATTTCTGCATATCTCGaa ttGGAAAATTGTGGAAGGCCGGCGATCATCACAAAAGACTTAAGCATGATTATTTATGGCAGAGACGCTAGAGTAGGACCACGTTCTCTGAAGCATCTGTTCAGCGGAAGTTATCGCAATCAGGAAGCGAATAGGCTCAGTGGTGTTTACGAGTTGGTCCTACGTCGTTCTTCGGAAGCAGGTAGCCCAG gtgTTCAGAGGCGACAACGTCGTGTATTAGACACCAGTTCTACATATGTtagaggagaagaaaatctTCATGGATGGAGACCTCGAGGAGATAGTTTAATATTCGATCATCAATgggaattagaaaaattgacgAGATTAGAAGAAGTGGGGAAAGTAAGACACACATTACTATTACGAGAAAAACTTGGTATTGATAAAGTATCATTCtgcaataaaatatcacaTGATTTCACCAAAAGTGAAAag GACGTTTGTAACATGATGGCGAAGGCAACAAACGAAACGCATGCTAGTCCGGTAAAATTGAAGCGTTCAACAAGTAAAGACATTTATGAACCTTGGGAAATGtccgagagagaaaaagaattagcTTTGAAATGTATCAAACTTATTCAAGGTCGAATTCCAAACAAAGAACCTATTTTATTGTCAGATGTTTCACCTGGAGAAGATATGGCTGATATGTCGACATCTATGATGTCTTCGGTGATATCATCTTCGTCTCAAGAGTCAGTATACGAGAGAGCTAGTGATTACTTAGAGCAG GCCGCTGGTATAATAGTATGGAGCAAGTCTAAGTCGTGCATCCTTAGGTTAAGTTCACCAGAAAGAGCTAGACTGCAGGAATTGCAGGAAAGTATATTAGCCAGTGAATCTGCTAGCCAATCATGTACTATTGCGCCGGCTCCGTTGGGTTCATCTTCTCCATCAAAGGAGAATTTAGTTCTCTACGTTCCAGAAGTCGAAGAAATACGTATCAGTCCAGTTATTGCTAGGAAAGGATATTTGAATGTTCTCGAACACAAGACTAATGGTTGGAAGAAACGCTGGGtg GCTGTGCGACGACCATATGTTTTAATCtttcgagaagaaaaggaTCCAGTGGAGAGAGCTCTTATTAATTTAGCTACTGCTCAAGTTGAATATTCTGAAGATCAATTAGCTATGGTAAAAGTACCAAATACTTTcag tgTAGTCACAAAACATCGaggatatttattacaaacattAGGAGACAAAGAGGTTTATGACTGGCTATATGCTATTAATCCTCTTCTTGCTGGTCAAATCAG GTCAAAACTAGCGCGCAAAGGTCCGGCAGCtacaaatttgaataatgcTTCACCTGTTGGTCTAATTCCGCCAATAGATCAACAATCGAACCAAAATAA GTATATTCATTAA